A genomic window from Alkalihalobacillus sp. AL-G includes:
- the rapZ gene encoding RNase adapter RapZ: MEQNEFQMVIITGMSGAGKTVAMQSFEDLGFFCVDNLPPALLPKFVELMEESGGKLKKVALVMDLRGREFFDQLFETIDLMTDSTSVKPQILFLDAKDTTLVRRYKETRRSHPLAANGLPLDGIKVEREMLEELKGRAQNILDTTDLKPLQLRERIIERYSSNEAHPFTVNVLSFGFKYGMPIDADLVFDVRFLPNPHYIEHMRPKTGLEEEVSSYVLKWSETQKFIEKLTGLLDFIIPHYKREGKSQLVIAVGCTGGKHRSVTLAEHLKDYLGKDYRVHSSHRDIEKDAKRTYNVKSKA, from the coding sequence ATGGAACAGAATGAATTTCAGATGGTCATCATCACAGGAATGTCCGGTGCGGGAAAAACGGTTGCCATGCAAAGCTTTGAGGATCTTGGTTTCTTTTGCGTCGACAACTTACCACCTGCGCTTTTGCCTAAATTTGTCGAGCTTATGGAGGAATCCGGCGGGAAGCTTAAAAAGGTTGCACTTGTCATGGACCTCCGTGGACGTGAATTCTTCGATCAGCTTTTTGAGACGATCGACTTGATGACTGACAGTACATCTGTAAAACCACAGATCTTATTTTTAGATGCGAAGGATACAACACTCGTCCGACGATATAAAGAAACACGCCGTTCTCACCCACTTGCAGCAAATGGCCTTCCACTTGATGGCATCAAGGTTGAGCGGGAAATGCTTGAGGAGCTGAAGGGGAGAGCACAGAATATACTCGATACGACGGATTTAAAACCATTACAGCTTCGGGAACGGATCATCGAGCGGTATTCGTCAAATGAAGCTCACCCTTTTACAGTGAACGTCCTGTCGTTCGGGTTCAAATATGGCATGCCGATTGATGCGGACCTCGTATTTGACGTCCGTTTTTTACCGAATCCGCATTATATTGAACACATGCGGCCAAAAACAGGCCTTGAAGAAGAAGTGTCCTCCTATGTTTTAAAATGGTCGGAAACCCAGAAGTTCATCGAAAAACTGACGGGACTGCTCGACTTCATCATTCCGCATTATAAGCGAGAGGGAAAAAGCCAGCTCGTCATAGCGGTTGGGTGTACAGGCGGAAAACACCGGTCTGTCACGCTTGCTGAACATTTGAAGGATTATTTAGGTAAAGATTATCGCGTCCATAGCAGCCATCGCGATATCGAAAAAGATGCAAAGAGAACGTATAATGTCAAATCGAAGGCCTAA
- a CDS encoding 8-oxo-dGTP diphosphatase — protein sequence MQRVTNCVLEKDNQVVLLQKPRRGWWVAPGGKMESEETIKDSVVREYREETGLYLLNPKLKGVFNFIIKDGDQIVQEWMMFTFYATESEGELLTESDEGKLAWKPKEEIATLPMAPGDHHILDYMVTGSGMIIGTFTYTPEFELLSYRLDPS from the coding sequence GTGCAACGAGTTACAAATTGTGTACTCGAAAAGGATAACCAGGTCGTATTGCTCCAAAAACCGAGGAGAGGTTGGTGGGTTGCGCCTGGCGGGAAAATGGAATCAGAAGAAACGATCAAGGATTCTGTTGTTCGAGAGTACCGTGAAGAAACCGGGTTGTATTTGTTAAATCCAAAATTAAAGGGTGTCTTTAATTTCATCATTAAAGATGGTGATCAAATCGTTCAAGAATGGATGATGTTCACCTTTTATGCTACTGAATCCGAAGGGGAGCTGCTCACCGAATCGGATGAGGGAAAGCTCGCCTGGAAACCGAAAGAAGAGATTGCCACGTTGCCGATGGCTCCTGGTGATCACCATATCCTTGATTATATGGTGACAGGAAGCGGTATGATCATCGGAACATTTACGTATACACCAGAGTTTGAATTGCTTAGTTATCGATTGGATCCTTCCTAA
- the trxB gene encoding thioredoxin-disulfide reductase — MSEETIYDVIIAGAGPAGLTAAVYTSRANLSTLMIERGIPGGQMANTEDVENYPGYDHILGPDLSNKMFEHAKKFGAEYAYGDVKEIVDGEEYKRVLVGGGKEYKARSIIIGTGAEYKKLGIPGEKELSGRGVSYCAVCDGAFFKEKELVVVGGGDSAVEEGVYLTRFASKVTIVHRRDKLRAQKILQDRAFDNEKIDFIWNHTVKEVNAENNKVGSVTLVNTQNGEEQEFKADGIFIYIGMLPLNAAVKNLGITNENGYVETNSEMETKIPGIFAAGDIREKTLRQIVTATGDGSIAAQSAQHYVESLMEKLSIKN; from the coding sequence ATGAGTGAAGAAACCATTTATGATGTGATTATTGCTGGTGCAGGTCCTGCGGGATTGACAGCAGCTGTATATACGTCACGTGCAAATTTAAGCACATTGATGATCGAGCGTGGAATTCCGGGTGGTCAAATGGCGAACACGGAGGATGTCGAAAACTACCCAGGGTATGACCATATTCTAGGACCGGATTTGTCGAATAAAATGTTCGAACATGCGAAGAAGTTCGGTGCGGAATATGCATATGGCGATGTGAAGGAAATTGTCGACGGCGAGGAATATAAACGGGTTCTTGTCGGTGGCGGTAAGGAATATAAGGCTCGTTCGATCATTATCGGAACAGGTGCTGAGTACAAAAAGCTTGGCATTCCAGGTGAAAAGGAATTGAGCGGACGCGGTGTTTCCTATTGCGCAGTTTGTGACGGAGCCTTTTTTAAAGAAAAAGAGCTTGTCGTTGTTGGAGGCGGAGATTCTGCGGTTGAAGAAGGCGTATACCTGACGAGATTTGCGTCGAAGGTTACGATCGTACACCGCCGGGATAAGCTTCGCGCACAGAAAATTTTACAAGATCGCGCATTTGATAATGAAAAAATCGACTTTATTTGGAACCATACGGTCAAAGAGGTCAATGCGGAAAACAACAAGGTTGGAAGTGTCACGCTTGTCAATACGCAAAACGGTGAGGAACAAGAGTTCAAAGCGGATGGTATATTCATTTACATCGGGATGCTGCCATTGAATGCAGCTGTGAAAAACCTTGGAATTACAAATGAAAATGGCTATGTAGAAACAAACTCAGAAATGGAAACCAAGATCCCTGGCATTTTTGCAGCGGGCGATATCCGTGAAAAAACCCTTCGTCAAATCGTTACCGCTACAGGAGATGGAAGCATTGCTGCACAAAGCGCACAACATTACGTGGAATCGTTAATGGAAAAACTAAGCATTAAAAATTAA